The following DNA comes from Bos indicus isolate NIAB-ARS_2022 breed Sahiwal x Tharparkar chromosome 3, NIAB-ARS_B.indTharparkar_mat_pri_1.0, whole genome shotgun sequence.
ttaaaactcaacattcaaaaaactaagaccatggatCTGgacccatcaattcatggcaaacaaatgagcaaacaatggaaacagtgacagactttattttactgggctccaagccactgtggacagtgactgcagccatgaaattaaaagaagcttgctacttggaagaaaaggtatgacaaacctagacagcacattaaaaagcaaagacaccactttgcccacaaaggtgtGTATAATCAaggttatgttttttccagtagtcatgtatggatagagctgcaccttaaagaaggctgagcatcaaagaattggtgcttttgaactgtggtgctggagaagactcttggactgcaaggagatcaaacaagtcaattctaaaggaaatcaaccctgaatattcattggaaggactgatgctgaagctgaagctccaatactttagccacctaatgtgaagagtcaactcattggaaaagaccttgagctGGGAAaaatcgagggcaggaggagaaggaggcaacagactgagatggttggatggcatcactgactcaatggacatgagtttgagcaaactccggaagattgtgaaggacagggaagcctggcgtgctgcagtccatggggtcgcaaagagtcagacacgactgagtgactgaactaaactgacaatGTATCTAGCAATTCAACTTCTGGGTATATGTCCTAAAGAACTCAAAGCAGGATCTCCAGGAGATATTTGGACACCCATTTTCAAGGCATCATTATTCACCCAAATATCTACCAACAGATGAATGACTAAGAAGtatggtacatacatacatagatgaGCATTCATgcttaaagagaagaaaattctgtcacatgctacaacatgaagaAACTTcaaggatattatgctaagtgcaataagccagtcacaaaagaaaaaatacagtgtgATTGTACTCATATTCAATACTTTAAGTAACCACAATCATAGCAGCAGAAAGATACTTCCTAAGAATAGGCAATAGGGATgatattagtgattttttttcccccgccCGCCAATATTAGTGATTTTtaggtatagagtttcagtgTTACAAGATGGAAAAGATCTAGAGATCTGGTAAACAAAAATGTGAATATAGGTTAACACTAtggaaatgtacattttaaaacgattaagatggtaaattcaATGTTACTTTTTTTAACCTTGATGTTTAAATTGTGTTATTGAACAAACTGCTTTACAGACAGTTGGTAAACCAATACAGAACTTTTTAAGTTCTGTTTGATTTTAGAGACCTCCATCTAACATTTCTAAGAATCCATTAGAACTGGCAAAGAAGGTATGTGCttgtatatatttacacataaattTATCTTAATCACTAGAATATTTATcaacaagaaaaatgtaaaaatgtgaaaCAATGGTTGTAtcatgaataaataaaggaaatgtcTAAATAAAGAATTATGTGAATAGtacagaatattttatatttgttatgggCAATGATCTACATCTCTTATCAATggcttagaaaaatatttacaatatattgtATATGAAAATAGCAATGTCAAAAGTATATGAATGGtatgtagtattttaaaatatgatttacttTCTATATTAAATGGAATTTTCTAAGATGGAAAAATAATCATACCTAAGATTTCTGTCTCAGTGTGGGAAGAGTTTATTGGAGACATATGCAAGTTGAGAGTAAAGGAATGGCTTGCATTTTCTACTCTGTAACTCAGggctatttccactttttaaaatatatatgcataattttgtaaaaaggaaaaatacatcaaAACAGGCTATTTCCATAACGCTTTGTGTTAACAAACAGATGTTGCAGAGTTTAGCCCAAAGATAATATTATAACAATAGGAGTTTTAGAGTTAGTGTTTTAACCAAGAAATACTTCATTGGCCTAAATGAAAATGGTATAGGtatgaaaatgttaataaaacagaataaatgtaGAAGTTAGATCCCAACTGCCCTCTACAATTTACGCTGCTGGAGACCTGACAACATCAACCAGACTTCCAGTCTGAGGAAACTGTAATTCCTGGTTTTCAAGCTGAACTATGAACTCAGCACACTTGCTGAAACTCTCATTTATCCCTAGTCAGCTCTCTGACTTCTCCCCCTTCTTCACGTCTTTACTTCCACTGCCTCTCAGCTCAGCAACTGACTTGACTGGGAACCTGTACCTTTAGACTGGTGCttaacccttcagttcagttcagttgctcagtcgtgtctgactctttctgaccccatggactgcagtatggcaggcctccctgtccatcaccaactcccagagcttacccaaactcatgtccatcgagtcggtgatgccatccaaccatctcaccctctgtcgtccctttctcctcctgccttcagtctttcccagtatcagggtcttttccaatgaatcagtacCTTAACCACTACTGTCTACTAATTACACTCAGGGCTTCTCCTGCCTGCCAACCAGGTCATCTCCACAGTACACAGGCCTCCTCCTTTGCTGCTCCCTGAGGGGGACCATTTGAAGGGATTCCCCATTCTCAGCTGGAAGCTGAGCACGGCTGTGTTCTGGTGCTTCTCACATACAGGAGAATGGCACCTTAAAAATCTCCATTTCCTGAGAAGAGCTTGTCATATTCTCCATAGGTGAAGTCTACTTGTTTTGGTGTTTCTGCTTCACTGAATGTCTGGACCACAATACAGAAGCCAGAAAtgtgaatattctttttaattcttgCTTCTTTCATGTTGGGAGAAGCCATTCAATCATATATGTCCACAGGGTCCACTTCTGTCCATCCCCAGAGAGACAGCAGAGGTAACTGATAAAGACTACAGGTTGTGAGGGAGGGGTGACTGCCTACGTGTGTGTGGCATTTGTGCCACCTAACACCACCACATGAACAAAAGTAGAGTTTCATTTCTCTCAAGTGTGGAGTATCCATGACAATAACTTCTGCAAACTAGACTTCTTTGTGATGAGTTAAGGAGCTGATTCAGGCAAAGAGCTGAGAACAGTGGCTGATACACGGTAAACTTTCCATAAATAACTATGTATTTTATGGGCCTGCAGTGCATTTCTGGTCCACAAATAACATTGCTTGCCTGGATTGTTACCCAGATGCAAGCCTGTCCTACTTTTTAACGTTTTCCTGTAATCCAACTGGAATTGATTTTAGTCTCCTTGGATTCTCCTAGTATTTGACTGTTCCTAGACTGTCCATCCAAATAGCACACCCACACCAAAAATCATGCTGATCTCTAGCACCCTAAGGACACACAGCAGAGAGAACCAATCGGCAAAATGAACTTAGAAACGTCCGCTTGCCCGAAGCCAGGTAGGGGGTGGGGACATGAGTCAGCTCTGATTTTCTCATTCTCTGGTGGTCCTCTGGCTGACTCCAGGAATCCTCTTTGCTGTAAGAGACTCCCCGTGAACACTGAAAATGGTGTAACGGTGAGGTGGGCACAGCACCTGTGAAACAGCCGAATCAGCCCATGGAAAAATCAGGTGTGTCCTGAGGCcaatagaaacaaagaaatagcCCAAGATACACTGAGCCTTTGTCAAGTTCTCTGTTCTTACTCTTTAgtccttttccctttctcaagCTGCTCTCTGCTTTCTCCCACCAGCCTGCAAGCAGCCtcgcttttcatttttttctcgcGCACCTTCCTTGGATTCTTCCACGTGCGCTCAACGGCACCGCTCAGAGAACGAACTAGATGCGTTGGGCGGGGCGTGCAGCTGCAGGGGAAATCAGTAGCCTCAGCCTGACCCAGCCTGGCCCAGGGCTGCGCTCCCAAGCACCGCACCAGCGAGCTTTGCACGCACTGCTCCCCGCGCCTGTAGCAGAGGTCCCTGGAAGGCTGACTCTCAAGGCCACAGTGGCAGGGACTGAGTCAGTGGGGAACAGGCTGTGCCATGAGGTCAGTGAGGACCTGCCTCTCCCCAGGCCGGTCGCTAGTCCTGGCGGTGCTCCTGGTTGACTCTCTTGGCAAGGATTTACATTTTCACCCTGAGTGGGGCTTTGACTCCTATGAAATCACCATTCCCAAGAAGCTGAGCTTCCGTGGAGGGGAGCAGAGAGCGGCCAGGCACGTGTCCTACCTCCTGAAGGTAAAAGGCAGGAACCGTGTTGTTCATCTGTGGCCCAAGAGGTTTCTGTTGCCTCGGAATTTGCAGGTTTTCTCCTTCACAGAACAGGGGAGACTCTTGGAAGAGCACCCTTATATACCCAGCGACTGCAACTATATGGGCTTGGTTGAAGGAAATCCGGATTCTCAAGCTACGATAAGTACATGCATGGGAGGTCTCCGGGGCATCCTGAAAATTGATGCCAATCATTACCAAATCGAGCCCCGCAAGGCTTCTTCCCAGTTTGAGCACGTGGTATATCTcatgaagaaagaggaggaattTCCTAATCAGATCTGTGGCATAACTGATGATAAAACAATAGAGCAGATGGCCCAGCATGAGAACATGGCTAGGACACCGGACTTCACTGACTTATATCCACATCAAATGTACATGGAAATAGCACTGGTCTTTGATAACAGTAGGTATTTATTTTCAAACTCCAACCTTACTCAAGTCATAAATGATGCCATTCTTCTGACTTCTATTATGGACTCTTACTTCCAAGATATCCGTCTAAGAATACATCTGTTTAGTGTTGAAGTATGGACAGATAAGGACAGAATTAGAGTTAATTTTACAAAGATAGAgcaagttttaagccagtttttggTATACCGAACAAGTGTACTAAATACTCGGGTTCCAGTAGATTGGGTACACCTATATCTTAAAAGAACTTTTTCAGATTTACTTGCACAGTCCGGGGGACATGCATGTAGTCGGTTTTATGCTGGATCTGTAAGTGTTTTTCCAGATGTAAATATCCTTGCACCCGCCACTTGGTCCACTCATGTACTGGGACACAGTGTGGGAATGCTACATGATGAAGCATACTGCCAGTGTAAGGGAAGGTACAGCTGCATCATGGGTACTGGGCGATATGGGTTTAGTAATTGTAGTTATGCCGATTATTTTGCACACATATATAGAGCTTCAAGTGCAAGGTGTCTAACTAATCTCCCAGGCCTAGGCTACGTGGTTAAGAGATGTGGAAACAAAATTGTGGAAGAGAATGAGGAATGTGATTGTGGTTCGACAGAGGAGTGTGAAGAAGACGGGTGTTGTCAACCAGATTGTAAATTCAAAGAAGGAGCCAACTGTAGCACTGGACTTTGCTGTCATAAATGTCAGTTTCGTCCATCTGGATACATGTGTCGGGTGGAAGAAAATGAATGTGACCTTGCAGAGTACTGCAATGGGACCTCAGCTTTCTGTCCAAGTGATACTTATAAGCAGGATGGAACCCCTTGCAAGTATGAAGCCCATTGTTTCAAACAGAGTTGTCAATCCAGGTATATGCAGTGCCAAAAAATTTTTGGACTTGATGCCAAGGATGCTCCTCATCAGTGCTATGATGCAGTTAATGTAATAGGTGACCAATATGGGAACTGTGGGATTTCAGGACTTCGTGAATTTAGAAAGTGTACCAAGCAAAATTCAAtatgtggcaggctacagtgcataaaTGTCGAAACCCTCCCTGATATGCCAGATCACACCATCCTAATATCCACTCATCTGCATAAAGAAAATCTCATGTGCTGGGGCATTGGCTATCATCTAGCCATGGTACCTATGGGGTTACCTGACCTGGGTGTGATAAATGATGGTACCTCCTGTGGTAAGGAGCGGGTATGTTTTAATAGATACTGTGTGAATAGCTCAGTCCTGAAATTTGACTGTTTCCCTGAGAAGTGCAACCGCCGAGGAGTttgcaacaataacaaaaactgcCACTGCATGTATGGCTGGGCCCCTCCGCTCTGTGAGGAGGTAGGATATGGAGGAAGCATCGACAGTGGGCCTCCAGGGCCCCTAAGGAAGGAGGTGTCTGCCTCCCTTCAGGTTGTGATTCTTATATTTATGcgcctttttttcttaattatctcAGTGATTGTTGTGTTTTACAGGAAAATCATAGAAAGCTtatgaatctaaaaagaaacatcACTAATTAATGCTGGAGCAGAAGAATTCAAGACAAAAACatgtcaagaaacaaaaaaagtaatCAGGCAATCCACAGTCACTATTTATTACACAGGGTCATAAATTGAACAAGCTTCTCCTTTATCCATATAGTTCTTCCTTCTTCCTACTATTCCTTAACCTAATTCTCTTTGAGGTTTTGATCAGCAAATAAAAGGTATTCTTAGTTTGGAAACAAATCAGTGCATTTTACTTTCTTAGCTTTCTCGATTTTGTTCAAGTTTTGAATATCCTGAAAAGAACACCCTAGTGGCTTTCTGAATACTAGTATTGTGAGTTTTATAGAATTACAGTGGATTTCAAGGCAGAGTCCTGTGTCTGTTTTCAGCAAAGTCATAGTCTCCCTTTCCCTCTGACTCCCTCAGGATCGTCAGTGACATCATCTGTGTCTGTGCTCTATGCTGATCTATAATGGTGGCTaccacattttattaatatatagaaagcCATAGTTTAaaaggctcagacggtaaggaatctgcctgcaatgtggagacccagtttcaatccctgggtcgggaagatcccctggagaagggaatggctatctactccagtattcttgcctggagaattccatgctcagaggagcctggcaggctacagtccacggggtcgcaaagagaaaCAGCTGAGCAAGTAACACGCACATAGTTTACAAGGGAAGTGCCTCAGTTAAGGACCTTGCCCTGTTAGAGTCACTGTGTGGTTCACTGTAGCTCCGTTTACATGTAGTCTCTGACTTAATGTCAGATTGACCTCAGTtgggtggggggcttcccaggttgcacttgtggtaaagaatctggctgcaatacaggagatgtgggtttgatccctcggttgggaagattaccgcaagaaggaaatggcaacctgctccagtgttctatctggaaaattccatggacagaggagcctggcaggctacagtccatgggattgcagagagacacgactgagcgactaagcagcagcactCTAATCTACCATAATTCCTGAAGTGCACCACAGTCTACGAAGGATGACAAGACCTGGCAGGGTCCTGGTGGGAGAATCCTGTGTTTTGGGTTTCTGCTTGCAGGGAAAAGTCTTTTGTGAATATGTGCTGGGGGATATCTGGCCTTAGGTTTGCCACACCCCTAAAGAGAGCAGCAGGCAGTGAGGAATACCATTCATCCCAAGTACACCCATGTCTGCTTCCAAGTACCCTTCTGCCTGGTGCTTTGGCTGGAAGAGAGGAGGACTGAGTGGCCCCTTCAGAGGAGTCAATGGCCATTTCTTGTTCATCATCCCAGCCCTGTGACAGCCCAAGTGTTTTGGTCTTGTTTGGGGCTAAACCCTCCTGCTGTTCCCTTAGCTTCTGCGGGCTCCTCTTTCCCCAGGCAGCACTGCAGATCAACTATACCCAACTTCaaactcttcttttcttagcCACGTGGTTCTTCTAACTAAAGAAGCTGTGGGAGGTTCATGATAAAGAGTGTCCCCTTTTACTGTTTGGGACTGATAAAGCTATGGCTATAGTACTGATAATGTTGGCTACCATTTACTGAATATTCACTCTGGCCAGGCAATACTCCACACATTTCACCAGTGTCAATGTGCATATTCCTGAAAGTAACTCTGTGAGgtaggtgtttttattttctcacttttcaaAGCACATTTGAGAACAAAGAGTTTAAATAAAATGCTCAAGATTGCATAACTAATAATGACATTATTCAATATAGCTTTACATGAatattcaatttagttcagtcgctcagtcgtgtccgactgtttgcgaccccattaatcgcagcaggacaggcctccctgtccatcaccaactcccggagtttacccaaactcatgtccatcgagtcagtgatgccatctcatcctctgtcgtcctcttctcctcctgcccccaatccctcccagcatcagaatcttttccaatgagtcaactcttcccatgaggtggccaaagtattggagtttcggctttagcatcagtccttccaatgaacacccaggactgatctcctttagaatggacttggtggatctccttgcaatccaagggactctcaagagtcttctccaacaccacagtttaaaagcatcaattcttcagtgctcagctttcttcacagcccaactgtcacatccatacatgaccactggaaaaaccatagccttgactagacagacctttgttggcaaagttatgtctctgcttttggatatgctatctaggttggtcataactttccttccaaggagtaagcgtcttttaatttcatggctgcagtcaccatctgcagtgattttggagccccccaaaataaagtctgacactgtttccactgtttccccatctatttcccatgaagtgatgggaccagatgccatggtcttagttttcttaatgttgagctttaagccaactttttcactctccactttcactttcatcaagaggcttttgagttcctcttcactttctgccataagggtggtgtcatctgcatatctgaggttattgatatttctcccggcaatcttgattccagcttgtgcttcttccagcccagcgtttctcctgatgtactctgcatagaagttaaagaagcagggtgataatatacagccttgacgtactccttttcctatttggaaccagtatgtgttccatgtccagttctaactgttgcttcctgacctgcatataggtttgtcaagaggcaggtcaggtggtctggtattcccatctctttcagaattttccacagtttattgtgatccacacagtcaaaggctttggcatagttaataaagcagaaatagatctttttctggaactctcttgcttttcccatgatccagcggatgttggcaatttgatctctggttcctctgccttttctgaaaccagcttgaacatctggaagttcacagttcacgtattgctgaagcctggcttggagaattttgagcattactttactagcatgtgagatgagtgcaattgtgcggtagtttgagcattctttggcattgcctttgtttgggattgg
Coding sequences within:
- the LOC109556759 gene encoding disintegrin and metalloproteinase domain-containing protein 30-like, which codes for MRSVRTCLSPGRSLVLAVLLVDSLGKDLHFHPEWGFDSYEITIPKKLSFRGGEQRAARHVSYLLKVKGRNRVVHLWPKRFLLPRNLQVFSFTEQGRLLEEHPYIPSDCNYMGLVEGNPDSQATISTCMGGLRGILKIDANHYQIEPRKASSQFEHVVYLMKKEEEFPNQICGITDDKTIEQMAQHENMARTPDFTDLYPHQMYMEIALVFDNSRYLFSNSNLTQVINDAILLTSIMDSYFQDIRLRIHLFSVEVWTDKDRIRVNFTKIEQVLSQFLVYRTSVLNTRVPVDWVHLYLKRTFSDLLAQSGGHACSRFYAGSVSVFPDVNILAPATWSTHVLGHSVGMLHDEAYCQCKGRYSCIMGTGRYGFSNCSYADYFAHIYRASSARCLTNLPGLGYVVKRCGNKIVEENEECDCGSTEECEEDGCCQPDCKFKEGANCSTGLCCHKCQFRPSGYMCRVEENECDLAEYCNGTSAFCPSDTYKQDGTPCKYEAHCFKQSCQSRYMQCQKIFGLDAKDAPHQCYDAVNVIGDQYGNCGISGLREFRKCTKQNSICGRLQCINVETLPDMPDHTILISTHLHKENLMCWGIGYHLAMVPMGLPDLGVINDGTSCGKERVCFNRYCVNSSVLKFDCFPEKCNRRGVCNNNKNCHCMYGWAPPLCEEVGYGGSIDSGPPGPLRKEVSASLQVVILIFMRLFFLIISVIVVFYRKIIESL